One Companilactobacillus heilongjiangensis genomic window, ATCCAATATCAGCCACTCTTGTATGTTCATCAACCATTTGGTAAACGGCTTGTAATCTCTTCGAAAGTAAAGTCACTTTAACCTCTATTCTGCAGTCTTCTTGTCTAAGTCTGTCATGTATTCACGTGTCATTGGCATAGCAGTACCACTAGGTCCATTTGTTAATAAGAATTGGATAACATCAATGTTACCACTTTCAAATGATGCGGCACAGGCTTGAAGATATAAGTCCCACATACGAACAAATCTTTCGCCATACATCTCATCAACTTTATCTTCAACCTTATGGAAGTTACGATCCCAAATTTCAACAGTCTTTTGATAGTGACGACGTAATGGTTCAAGGTCATCAATTTGTAAACCGGCATCCAAAATGTGACCAACATTTTCCTTAACATCAGGAATATAGCCACCTGGGAAGATGTACTTAACTAACCAAGCATCGACACCAACACCATAATGTTGACCAGTAATACCATGAATCAAGGCATTTCCGTTTTCTTTCAAAAGTTTCTTAACCATTTCGAAGTAACCAGGCAAGTTTTCCTTACCAACGTGTTCGAACATACCTACGGAAACGACGTGATCGAATTTTTCACTAACTTCACGGTAGTCTTCAAGCATAACTTCCATTTGGTCGCCAAGATTTTCGTCTTGAATCTTTTGGTTAACAAAATCGTATTGTTCTTGACTAAGAGTAACACCTTTAGCCTTCAAACCATATTCTTTAGCTGCTGTGAACATCATTGTTCCCCAACCACAACCAATATCAAGAATAGTTTCGCCAGGTTTAGTATTCAATTTGTTCAAAATATGGTGCACTTTGTTCATTTGAGCTTGTTCCAAAGTATCTTCTGGTGTGCGGAAATAAGCACATGAGTAAGTCATAGTATCGTCAAGCCACAATTTGTAAAAGTCATTCCCGATATCATAGTGCTCTTGAATTTCTTTTTTATTGCCCTCTTCAGTGTGACTGAACTTAGGAATATACTTCTTTAGTTTCAAACTTGACATAAAACTGTCTGATTGAGTATAAGCAGAAGTAATCAACTTTTGAATTGAACCTTCGATTTCAAGCTTCTTATCCATATAGGCTTCACCTAAAGTCAAAGTAGCATGTTTAACAAGTTCTGAAACTGGAACCTTTTCATTAAATTTGATAGTTATATCAGATTTTCCCTCTGGTCCATAACTCTTTTCTTTGCCATCCCAGAAAATCACTTTAATAGGAATAGTAAAGGAACGTGAAAATATTTCATCATAAATCTTTTTATCTAACATAACATCCTCCAAAAAAATAGATATATTAATTGTAAATCAAATCCTGAAAAAATATAAACGAAAAGTGCTATTTTTTCAGAAACATATTCAATAAAACGTCTCTTTTATTGAGTTTTATCTAACATGATATTTAAATTTGCTGTTTTAGATTGCGAAGGAATGAAGTCTGCTACGAGACCTGTTCGAGCTTAGAAAGTGGATTCGACCCTCACTTTTGAACTTCGCAAAGTACACCGATTTCAAAAAATGTCCTGTAATGTAAGAAGAGAGGATTACCGTTCTTACACCACTTCCACTGTCGACTAACTTCCATCACAACTTCCGACTAATGTACTCTTTGATTCTAATTTCGAGAATTTTACATCCATATTCATAAATAAGCAATACAAATATCTTAATCATCAAGTATCAGTTATCAACACAAATAAGTTGATATTTGTAATATCACATTTAATTTATTAGCCACATAATTAATTGTAGTAATTTCAATTTTCAATAATAAATGTTGAAAATAATAGTAACTATAAATCAAATATTTTGTATTTTCCAACTAACAAAGATGAGTCAAATCCAACATCCCAGCCAACAGATAAACTAGCCTCCGGGTGCCAGAGATTTCACCAGCTATGGAGGTGGCGTTATTGCTTTAGCAATTACACCACAGGGCGACTTTGGAGACTCGCGGGTTATGGCGAGGCTTCAAAGTGAGACTTGAGACCTTGGCTCAAGTCGGTCCTCATAGCAGGCGAAAATCTCTGGCACCCGGAGGCGGCATATTTAAAAAAACAAAAAAAAGACCACCAATTGGCAGTCTTTAAATTTTAATTATTCAAGGAAATCCTTAAGTTGTTTTGATCTTGAAGGATGACGCAATTTTCTCAATGCCTTAGCTTCAATTTGACGGATTCTTTCACGAGTAACACCGAAGACTTTACCAACTTCTTCAAGTGTTCTTGTACGACCATCGTCCAAACCGAAACGAAGACGTAGCACGTTTTCTTCACGGTCTGTCAAAGTATCAAGTACATTTTCCAATTGTTCCTTCAATAGTTCATAAGATGCGTGGTCTTCAGGACTGGTTGCATCAGAATCTTCAATGAAGTCACCCAAGTGAGAGTCATCCTCTTCACCAATAGGTGTTTCCAATGAAACTGGTTCTTGAGCAATCTTCAAGATATCACGTACTTTACCAGTAGGCATATCCATTTCAGCACCGATTTCTTCAGGAAGTGGTTCACGACCTAAATCTTGAAGTAATTGACGTTGGATTCTGATCAATTTGTTGATAGTTTCAACCATGTGAACAGGAATACGGATTGTTCTAGCTTGGTCAGCAATGGCACGAGTAATAGCCTGTCTAATCCACCAGGTTGCATAAGTTGAGAACTTGAAACCTAGACGGTAATCAAACTTTTCAACGGCCTTCATTAGACCCATGTTACCTTCTTGAATTAGATCCAAGAATTGCATACCACGACCAACATATCTCTTAGCAATTGAAACAACCAAACGCAAGTTAGCTTCAGCTAGTTTTTGCTTAGCTTCTTCATCACCTTGTTCAATCTTCAAAGCCAAGTCAACTTCTTGTTGAGCATTAAGCAAAGGAACACGACCAATTTCCTTTAGATACATACGAACAGGATCGTTAACTTTAATATCTGTAGCAGCGGCTGTAGCTTCCTTTTTACTCTTGCTAGCTTCCTTCTTTTCCTTTAGAAGAGCAAGTTTACTAGGATTACCTTTATCATCAACAACACCGATACCGACATCTTCAAGTTCACTAACAAAGTTAGTTAAAGCATCACCCTTAAGTTTGTAAGGTTTGATGATTTTTTCTTGAAGGTCATCTTCTGTAATCTTACCGGTCTTTTTAAGATCTTTGATGAGTTTCTTTGTTGCAGCTTTTAATTCTTTTGATACTGCTGGTTTTTTAGTTGCCATATATATTTATTCCTCCAGTATGCTTAATTGCAAAGGATTCTTCTTACATCAACCAATTGCTTCACTAATTCCATCTGCAATTTGTTGTCACCGACCATCGCCGCTTTTTTGAGTTGTTCATTGAGGTCAGCTAACTTATTTTCCAAATCAGAATTTTGAATATTACGAACATAATCATCAATTTCTTGGTCATTATATTCGTCAGGCATATTCATCATTTCTAGCTCTGCCAAAAGATTCTTGTCATCATTATCCAAAACATTCATGAAATCGGAGATATTAATCTCGTCATCATCGACATCATCCTGTTCTACATACGATAATAAAGCGTCAAAAATTCTTTGGTAATTTTGGTGAACAAAACTAAAGCCTTCACCCTTCAAGTTGATTCTGACTTCTGGAAAGTTAATTGCCCAATATAATAAGAAACGTTCCGATTTCTCCAAACGATTATATTTAGGCCTGACACTCGATGTAACTTGCTCTAGAGCGTGTTGCTGAACATCTTTATAATTGTTAGCAGGTTTTTGAATTGCTTGCTGACGACGCAGTGCATCTAATTCCTTATTGATAGCTTCCTTAGACACATGCATCTCGTCAGCGACCTTGCCAACATACATATCGACTTCAACTGGTGATTGTAATTTTACTATTTCGTGTAACGATTGATTCAGAAATTCCAACTGATCATGTTCGTTGTTCAGGTTATAATTACGTTTAAAGTAATTCAGGATAAACGCAATCGGCGTTTGAACACCACCACTAGCCAAATTCTGAAACTTTTCAAAACCTTCGCTTCTGATATATTCATCAGGATCCATTCGATTAGGAATACTGATAACGCCATAGGTGAAACGCTCATCCGTCAGTTGGGTCAAAGCACGGTAAGTAGCTTCAACACCGGGATCATCACCATCGTAACAAACATTGATCTTGTTGGTTAAACGGCTCAACACGTAAAGCTGCTGGTCCGTTAAACTGGTACCCATTGATGCGACACCATTGGTAACACCGGCTTTATAAGCACTAATAACATCCATGAATCCTTCAAACAAAATTACGTTGCCTTTTTCACGGATTTCTTTTTTGGCATTATTCAAATTGAACAATGTTTTACCCTTATTAAAGATTTCCGTCTCCGGACTATTGAGATATTTAGCAGTTGAAGCCTCTTTATCTAAAATACGTCCAGAAAAAGCAATGATATTGCCGGATTCATCAGTTATCGGAATCATCACTCGATCACGAAAGCGGTCGAATAATTCTCCTTCCTGATTTTCAGCGAATAGTCCTGATTTTTTCAAAACATCTTCACTGATATCACGGTCCTTGAAGAACTGTAACAATAGATTATTGTTATTAGGTGCATAACCGATTCCAAAGGTCTGAATCAAATCATCCGAAAGATCACGATTCTTGAGGTACTTCAAAGCTGGAGTACCATTTTCAGTCTTTGTCAAAATGTGGCTGTAAAGCTTAGCCGCATCGGCATACATTTTTAGCAATGTTTGACTGTCAGAATTTTGATATTGCGTGTTTCTAGCTTCATATTGATCAGGAACAGAAATATTCCCCATTTGGGCGACTTCAATCACTGCTTCAGGGAAAGTTTTATTCTCCATCTCCATGATGAACTTATAAACATTGCCACCACGACCACAACTAAAGCAATGAAAAATTTGTTTGTCCTCTGCGACTGAAAACGAAGGAGTTCGTTCTTCATGAAACGGGCAAAGTCCAAACAAATTCTTACCTGACTTCTTTAATTGTACATACTTGCTGATAACATCGACAATATCTGTCTTCGAGGTAACTTCATCAATGAATTCCTGAGGAATTCTCGTTGCCATGGCCGTCACCTCCTCATATGTTTATAAAAACCGAGAAACATAATCTAACACATTCATTTTTGGAAAACAAACATGTTGAATCGTACACAAGCGACTAAAAATAAAAAAGTGCTCCCATAAAAAGTGCAAACTGGGACCACTGTTTGCTTGTCAATTTCTTATTATACACGGTTGTTTGTAAAAGTCTAGATAATTGGTTACAAAATCTTTACAATCGATAACCAACAAATTAAAACAAGATTAGTTTCTAAGATTGAAATAATGTACTAAAAGTTACGTATTTTACCGGAAGCTTAATTATTTACACAATCTTAGTAAATGCTAAACATTCTTAACATAATTACACATTCTTATTATTGCTGTAGCAAAAAGGCAGTCTAGCTCCCATTGGGAATTGGACTGCCTTACTTGTGTTATTTTTTAAAGTTCAAATCGATCCTGGAGACGGTTAATCTATTTTGTAACAATCTTAGACAAGTCACCCAAGTTTTCGATCAAGTGATTAGCAATAACCAATTGAGTCAAACGGTTATTCTTAACATTTTCATCCTTAGCCATAATCATGTTTTCATCAAAATATGAATCGATTACTGGACGTAAGGCTGCCAATTGTTTGAATAAGTTTTCTGCATTGTCGTCACTGACTTTAGCGACTTGTTCCTTCAATTGTGATTCTGAAGGATTTTCGAACAACTTATCATCAACTGTTAAGTCATCTGAGTAACCAAACTTGGCTTTCTTAGACAAGTTAACGATTCTACCAAGTGCTTCCATGACAACTTTAAAATCATCATCTTTAACATGGTTTTGAAGTACTTCAGCAACATCAATCATTGCGATTGGATCAACGTTTGAACCAGA contains:
- a CDS encoding SAM-dependent methyltransferase, with the protein product MLDKKIYDEIFSRSFTIPIKVIFWDGKEKSYGPEGKSDITIKFNEKVPVSELVKHATLTLGEAYMDKKLEIEGSIQKLITSAYTQSDSFMSSLKLKKYIPKFSHTEEGNKKEIQEHYDIGNDFYKLWLDDTMTYSCAYFRTPEDTLEQAQMNKVHHILNKLNTKPGETILDIGCGWGTMMFTAAKEYGLKAKGVTLSQEQYDFVNQKIQDENLGDQMEVMLEDYREVSEKFDHVVSVGMFEHVGKENLPGYFEMVKKLLKENGNALIHGITGQHYGVGVDAWLVKYIFPGGYIPDVKENVGHILDAGLQIDDLEPLRRHYQKTVEIWDRNFHKVEDKVDEMYGERFVRMWDLYLQACAASFESGNIDVIQFLLTNGPSGTAMPMTREYMTDLDKKTAE
- the rpoD gene encoding RNA polymerase sigma factor RpoD, producing MATKKPAVSKELKAATKKLIKDLKKTGKITEDDLQEKIIKPYKLKGDALTNFVSELEDVGIGVVDDKGNPSKLALLKEKKEASKSKKEATAAATDIKVNDPVRMYLKEIGRVPLLNAQQEVDLALKIEQGDEEAKQKLAEANLRLVVSIAKRYVGRGMQFLDLIQEGNMGLMKAVEKFDYRLGFKFSTYATWWIRQAITRAIADQARTIRIPVHMVETINKLIRIQRQLLQDLGREPLPEEIGAEMDMPTGKVRDILKIAQEPVSLETPIGEEDDSHLGDFIEDSDATSPEDHASYELLKEQLENVLDTLTDREENVLRLRFGLDDGRTRTLEEVGKVFGVTRERIRQIEAKALRKLRHPSRSKQLKDFLE
- the dnaG gene encoding DNA primase — protein: MATRIPQEFIDEVTSKTDIVDVISKYVQLKKSGKNLFGLCPFHEERTPSFSVAEDKQIFHCFSCGRGGNVYKFIMEMENKTFPEAVIEVAQMGNISVPDQYEARNTQYQNSDSQTLLKMYADAAKLYSHILTKTENGTPALKYLKNRDLSDDLIQTFGIGYAPNNNNLLLQFFKDRDISEDVLKKSGLFAENQEGELFDRFRDRVMIPITDESGNIIAFSGRILDKEASTAKYLNSPETEIFNKGKTLFNLNNAKKEIREKGNVILFEGFMDVISAYKAGVTNGVASMGTSLTDQQLYVLSRLTNKINVCYDGDDPGVEATYRALTQLTDERFTYGVISIPNRMDPDEYIRSEGFEKFQNLASGGVQTPIAFILNYFKRNYNLNNEHDQLEFLNQSLHEIVKLQSPVEVDMYVGKVADEMHVSKEAINKELDALRRQQAIQKPANNYKDVQQHALEQVTSSVRPKYNRLEKSERFLLYWAINFPEVRINLKGEGFSFVHQNYQRIFDALLSYVEQDDVDDDEINISDFMNVLDNDDKNLLAELEMMNMPDEYNDQEIDDYVRNIQNSDLENKLADLNEQLKKAAMVGDNKLQMELVKQLVDVRRILCN